One stretch of Qingrenia yutianensis DNA includes these proteins:
- a CDS encoding PhoH family protein translates to MERNISLQNGEQILAVFGDFDKNLKKIQTAFDVSIVNRGGDIKISGGETGTALAQKAIESLAKIFNTEGEITDQAVNYTIDSVRDGIDHEALYGSDCVCITAKGKPIKSKTMGQKKYVEAIKNNTITFGIGPAGTGKTYLAVALAVKAFKNKEVSRIILTRPAVEAGEKLGFLPGDLQNKVDPYLRPLYDALYEMFGFETYQKHVERGSIEVAPLAYMRGRTIDDSFIILDEAQNTTPEQMKMFLTRVGFNSRVIVTGDVTQIDLPDGKKSGLKEVEKILKDIDGISFCYLSDKDVVRHQLVQKIIKAYDRFEQKKLARQNEKRGNR, encoded by the coding sequence AAATTCAGACTGCGTTTGACGTGAGCATTGTAAACCGAGGCGGCGACATTAAAATAAGCGGCGGCGAAACGGGCACGGCGCTTGCGCAAAAGGCGATAGAGAGTCTTGCGAAAATTTTTAACACCGAGGGTGAAATTACCGACCAGGCGGTGAACTACACAATCGACAGCGTGCGCGACGGAATTGACCACGAGGCGCTTTACGGCAGCGACTGCGTGTGCATTACGGCAAAGGGAAAGCCGATAAAAAGCAAGACTATGGGACAGAAAAAATACGTCGAGGCAATAAAAAACAACACCATAACTTTCGGTATCGGCCCTGCCGGCACGGGAAAGACCTATCTTGCTGTTGCGCTGGCGGTTAAGGCGTTCAAAAATAAAGAAGTGTCGAGGATAATTTTAACGCGTCCGGCGGTTGAAGCAGGCGAAAAGCTCGGTTTTCTGCCGGGCGACTTGCAGAATAAGGTAGACCCGTATCTGCGCCCGTTATACGACGCGCTGTATGAAATGTTCGGATTTGAAACCTATCAGAAACACGTCGAGCGCGGAAGCATTGAGGTTGCACCGCTTGCGTATATGCGCGGACGAACCATAGACGACAGTTTTATAATTCTGGATGAGGCGCAGAACACCACGCCCGAGCAGATGAAAATGTTTCTTACGCGCGTCGGCTTTAATTCGCGCGTTATCGTCACCGGCGACGTCACGCAGATTGACTTGCCGGACGGCAAAAAATCAGGACTTAAAGAGGTTGAAAAAATACTCAAAGATATTGACGGCATAAGCTTTTGCTATCTTTCGGACAAGGACGTTGTGCGCCATCAGCTTGTCCAGAAAATCATAAAAGCGTACGACAGGTTTGAGCAAAAGAAACTTGCAAGGCAAAACGAAAAAAGGGGAAACAGATGA
- the era gene encoding GTPase Era: MENKNFKSGYVGIVGIPNVGKTTLLNALIGQKIAIISPKPQTTRGKILGIMSESGMQAVFLDTPGFHKPKNKLGENMLKAVNETIGEADFVLVVVEPTDEVRNAELEIIEKTKNIPAILVINKCDTARKDALLPVIEKYSKLREFAEIVPISAKTGDGIDALKEEVRKLLPEGPMYYPEDMVTDQPEKQIVAEIIREKTLYTLDKEVPHGIAVEIVKMKEEKDIVSISANIFCEKDSHKGIIIGSGGRTLKRIGSLARRDCEKLLDKKVFLELWVKVKKDWRNSNFLMKEFGLKND, from the coding sequence ATGGAAAACAAAAATTTTAAATCGGGATACGTCGGCATTGTGGGCATACCGAACGTTGGAAAAACCACGCTTTTAAACGCGCTTATAGGTCAGAAAATAGCGATAATTTCGCCCAAACCGCAAACCACGCGCGGAAAAATTTTGGGTATTATGTCGGAGAGCGGTATGCAGGCGGTTTTTCTCGATACACCGGGATTTCACAAGCCTAAAAACAAGCTTGGCGAAAATATGCTCAAAGCCGTTAACGAAACAATCGGCGAGGCGGATTTTGTTCTCGTTGTGGTTGAGCCGACCGACGAGGTGAGAAACGCCGAACTTGAAATTATCGAAAAAACAAAGAACATACCTGCGATTTTGGTCATAAACAAGTGCGATACTGCAAGAAAAGACGCGCTTTTGCCCGTTATAGAAAAATACAGCAAACTGCGCGAATTTGCCGAAATTGTGCCGATAAGCGCAAAGACGGGCGACGGCATAGACGCACTTAAAGAGGAAGTAAGAAAACTTCTTCCCGAAGGCCCGATGTACTATCCCGAAGATATGGTGACCGACCAGCCCGAAAAGCAGATTGTCGCGGAAATCATAAGGGAAAAGACGCTTTACACGCTTGATAAAGAAGTACCGCACGGCATTGCGGTGGAAATCGTCAAAATGAAAGAGGAAAAAGACATTGTTTCCATTTCCGCAAACATTTTCTGTGAAAAAGACTCGCATAAGGGTATAATTATCGGGAGCGGAGGAAGAACGCTCAAAAGAATAGGCTCGCTCGCACGGCGCGACTGTGAGAAATTACTGGACAAAAAAGTGTTTCTGGAGCTTTGGGTAAAGGTTAAAAAGGACTGGAGAAATTCAAACTTTTTAATGAAAGAATTTGGGCTTAAAAACGACTAA
- a CDS encoding YqzL family protein has translation MEENFFWSVFEKTGNVESYLGYREICDYEGAIKNDEQGKGTDSESK, from the coding sequence GTGGAGGAAAACTTTTTTTGGAGTGTATTTGAAAAAACAGGCAATGTTGAGAGCTATCTCGGCTACAGGGAAATTTGCGATTATGAGGGAGCAATAAAGAATGATGAGCAAGGCAAGGGGACTGATTCTGAAAGTAAATAA
- the ybeY gene encoding rRNA maturation RNase YbeY → MIRIFTDNTQDKIEVTDALEKLIKSVAEGVLEFEEIDEKCEVNVMFADNEQIREINREQRSIDRATDVLSFPFLDAKNGDITVSDEDFYEGYLSLGDIVISLERAKEQAEEYGHSFEREAGFLTCHSMLHLLGYDHIDEADRAIMRKKEEEILKKLKLTRDE, encoded by the coding sequence ATGATAAGAATTTTTACCGATAACACCCAGGACAAAATCGAGGTCACGGACGCGCTTGAAAAGCTTATAAAAAGCGTTGCCGAGGGTGTTTTGGAGTTTGAAGAAATAGACGAAAAATGCGAAGTAAACGTTATGTTTGCCGACAATGAGCAAATACGTGAAATCAACCGCGAACAGCGCAGCATTGACCGCGCGACCGACGTTTTGTCGTTTCCGTTTCTCGATGCTAAAAACGGTGACATAACCGTGTCGGACGAGGATTTTTACGAGGGTTATCTGTCGCTGGGCGACATTGTTATTTCGCTTGAACGCGCAAAAGAACAGGCGGAGGAGTACGGTCATTCGTTCGAGCGCGAGGCGGGATTTTTAACCTGTCACAGTATGCTTCATCTTTTGGGATACGACCACATAGACGAGGCGGACAGAGCGATTATGCGCAAAAAAGAGGAGGAAATCCTCAAAAAATTAAAGCTTACAAGAGATGAATAA